In Argiope bruennichi chromosome 4, qqArgBrue1.1, whole genome shotgun sequence, the sequence gattcaacaTACACTTCTAAATCTTCGTTAGCAACGTCTATATGCATTGGTACAGGCATCCCAGCAGattttaacatctttttaaaGGATGAACTTTCAACTTCAGTAAGTAATGTCAATGCTGTACCCTTCTTTCCTGCCCTAGCTGTCCTTCCAATTCTATGTACATACCTTTTAACATGAAGAGGAACATCATAGGAAATGACACAATCCACATCTTCAATATCTATTCCTCGAGCCACTAAATCTGAACAAACTAAAAGATCCAGCTTACCAGCACTGAATTGTTCTAGAATTATTTTACGCTGTACAGGTCTGTTGACTGAAGATATTTCACGTACTCGAAGGATACCCATTTCTTCTAAGATGTAATGCAAACGTTGTGCTCGTTCTATACTATCCATAAAACAAAGAACTTTTTTGAATtggtttttcttaataaaatggcAAAGAACTAATGGCTTGGTATCACTTTTACAAACAGTATAATACAGAGTTAAGTTTTCTGGGATAGAGCATTTACCAATCCATCCTTCTGACTTGGCTTCAGTGGTGAACAATTTTGGTTTATACAAAGAGAGTGTATGGAGTTTTTCAGGATCGTGAGAAAGTGTTGCTGAGTAAAGTAATTTCTGTAAAGGTTCATTGATGTACCCGTAATGACATGCAGTTGATGGCATAAATGGTATTCTTTCTCCTCCAACTGAGTAACATAGACAATTATGTGAACTGCAATCTCTATATACAGCACTCTCTATTTGTTTCAACCATCCTTTTTGTATGTCGTCCATCATTCGGTCTGCTTCATCAATTACAAGAAATCTTAAATGTTCAAGAGAAAATCCTTTCGTTCTAGAAATATGATCAAGTATTCTGCCAGGTGTAGTGACTATTATGTCAACAAGACTAACAGTCTTTCTGATTCCTTGTCTTACTACAGCATTCTGCTCTGCAGCAAATGATTTCTGACCTGTGAGGAGAACAACTTTAAGATCCGTATCTCGAACAAACATTTCAAATACTTTGTAAACCTGAATGGCTAATTCACCAACAGGAAGAACTACTAATGCTCTCACAGCTGTTACGGTCCTACTTTTTAAAGATTGTACAATAGGCAAAACAAATGCCAGAGTTTTGCCACTTCCTGTAGGAGCAGAAACACATAAATCAGATGGACGTTTGGATAAGCAGTGCTGATCATTTTGAAGTAACCATGGTATAACTGCAGACTGAACTGGAAACAAATAACTAATTCCAGCTTCTTGCAAATTCTTTTTTGAGACATCATCTAAATATGGAACGTCTGAAACAGGAATTTTACATTCATCCAAATCAATCCCTATGATTGTAGGATTACTTAACCATTTTGGTAAAACAGGTTTGATTTTTTCAATATTCCTATCTTTTATTTGGCCTATTGTGCAAAAAGCTTCATTATTGTTCTCTGTCTCATTTTGAGAGTCTGGTCTTTTATCTTCTTTTgatttactattttcttttaaagtgttTGAgtcatctgaattttttttagataattttttacttttcttttcgttacttgttttattcttttcttctgaGAATGGAATTTGGAGAGTTTCCTgcttactttcatttaaatattgtttactattttctgtattactaattaaatGGTTCTGAATTTCTTTACCGACTGTCTCAGATAAACGTAGTTTCTTTTGTTTAGGTTCCTCTGAGCTTTTTTTAGgtgattttttacttttcttttcattacttGGTTTATTCTCTTCTTCTGAAGAAGgaatttgaaaagttttcttattgctttcatttaaatactGTATATCATTCTCTGTATAACTAATTAAATGGTTCTGAATTTCTTCACCAGTTGTCTCAGATAAATGCGCCTTTTCTTGTTTGGATTCATAGCGTTTTTCTTTAGAAGTATTTAGGTTCTCTGCTTTTTCAATATTCTCAGAGAAATCAACAGAATCTTCATCATCACTGCCTAAATATctacaaaaattgaatatatatatataaataaataatacaacaatctatataattttcataagtcaatttttaaaacaaattcaattcattccaaaaattataCTTACGCATATTCTTAAATTTGTACAGTGGCCTTCAAAAGTTAAAGTACAGCATGTTTTTCTAAGCTCATCATTAAAAATGgcattaacattaaaattcatcGTTTATATACATGATactaacgaattttttaaaaacttatgcaaaaacaattgctatcacttttaaagaatttaatactgAGAGAAAATGTTCGAAAATCTAATCGTAATTTCATGTGTAAGTTTTGTGCAAGATTGTTAATCTTCAATGGTTATTGTCATTTTCATTCACAGAAGGGTCTAGAAATGTCTAGAGAAGATTGTTAGTCCAAATCGTTAAGATGGCAAGCAGTTGGATGGGTGAAAATAGGGCTGCCACAAGCCGATGCAGCTAGGCGTCTCAATGTAACGCATAATATTGAGATCAGTTTCAATCCGATTATAAGATCAGTTTCAATCCGAGAATTCTGTGTCTAGAAGACTTGTTTCAAAATGACCATGAGTCACAACACTTGAGGGATGCCACTATTTAGCTCTTTCGACCCGAAGGAGAAGAAATATTACAGTGTCCCAGCTCATGGCAAATCATTTTATGGCAACAGGGACAAGAATCTTAGCAAATACAGTGGAAAGACACCTTCAGAATACAGGTCTGTATGCAAGATGAATAGTTATGTGCCTCCCCCTTGCAACGTAAACGGGGCACAGAGGACCCCGTTTACGTTGGTTAAAAGAACACGTCTCCTAGACTAGTCAGCAATAGGCTTACGAACTCTTCACAGACGAGTCCAAGTTCACACGGAAGAATGATTAAGTTCATCAGATAATCTGGAGGGAACAACACACCAGATACAATTAATCCAACACTGTTGAAAATCACAGCTACAGAAGTTGTGGAAGAATAGTTTGGACAGAGATCTCTCTCGGTGACCACACTGACCTGTATTAATTTCATGGAGAAACTTTGAATATTGAGATACTTTGTGAGATACTGAGACGAGATCCTTGATTCATATGTCCGTCCATATGCTGTTGCTGTTGTTGGTAATGATTTTCTTCAGATGGACAATAATGCTTGACCGCATGGAACTAGGCTTATTGAAGACTATTTTGAAAATCATGGAATGGCCAGCTCGATCCCCAGACCTGGTTCTGATAGAGCATCTTTGGGACTACCTTAGAAGATAGATTGTTCCTTTAAGTCCTCCTTCAAGGTCGTTAGAGGAGTTAGAACAAGGATTACTCCGCATCTTGTCTTCGGTTCCCATTTCAGTGTCCGACAACTTAATTCTCAGGATGGAAAATCAATGCGGTCAATGCATTGCAGtcagaaatatacatatttcttatTAGAAACCTGTTTTGTAATGTTTCCGCATAAAACTTTCATGtaatgtttttttccaaaaatagttCTTTGCCAATCGAGCATTTTTTGTTGTAAATCATGTTTGTACAGAACTTGAGAAAATTTCTATATAgcattcattaaagaaatatatagttcCACATTTTCTACAAATGTCTTGTTTCTTTGTACGTTAATTCTCAAATTAGACATAAAAGACAAGTTGTACGTTTGACTTTTGGAAGCCagtgtatttaaatataacttctgaATATTCATTGAAACTCATAAGAAAAGTaatacatctttttatttagaaCACAGTtcactcaattaaaaaaaatgaaggtgaTGCCTGAAAAAGAGGGTACattcattcaaaatcttttaattaatatcaatttacgGCATCTTGCAGAAAGAAATAGAAGGCTTCTCTCTTTTTGCCactattttattagattatttctaattaattttttgatcaaCTCAAGAATTCAGAATGCAATTTTAACCATACATGCATATAATGAGGATAACAAACTGGTTTAAACATGCCACACTATAATGCAGGTTTAACATGAAGCAAGAATTGCTGATGTTTCTAATTAAATAAGGCATTGAACCAGAGACTAGAATTGCTACATtcctactttaaatatttttaaataagaataaatattagcaTTATCATGTCTTATTGCAGTGTCTTCATTACTGTAAAAACAGCATCtcacatcattaaaatattacaatcacTAATTTTACATGGCATGAAAAGTGTAATTTTATCtatggaattcaaaaatttaatttaaaaaatcctatgAAGGAGGAAAGGGACGTCTTCAGGTGAAAACCGTTTAATTTGATagcagtttagttatattaacatcctatCTGAAAGCAACATGAGGGCTTTTTTGAGGTGAACCTCAAGATTTTGAATCCCAGTCAGAAGATGAGAACAATACCTGAACTGGCATTCCCTTCTTCAAGCTTGTACAATACACCAATAGAAAGACATTAGATTTAACATATACCAGCCCTACATACACAACAGATCTTTAGTGAAATTAGGTTTCGAATCTGGAGCATTCTAGCCCAAAAGCTGAAACTTTATCACTATAATAATGTATCAGATGCATAATATATtcgaaattatcaaatattattatactgtgtgactatatttattaaaatgatatggatatatttactaaaatcaaattttgg encodes:
- the LOC129965745 gene encoding ATP-dependent RNA helicase DDX51-like; this translates as MADNLFFMQRYLGSDDEDSVDFSENIEKAENLNTSKEKRYESKQEKAHLSETTGEEIQNHLISYTENDIQYLNESNKKTFQIPSSEEENKPSNEKKSKKSPKKSSEEPKQKKLRLSETVGKEIQNHLISNTENSKQYLNESKQETLQIPFSEEKNKTSNEKKSKKLSKKNSDDSNTLKENSKSKEDKRPDSQNETENNNEAFCTIGQIKDRNIEKIKPVLPKWLSNPTIIGIDLDECKIPVSDVPYLDDVSKKNLQEAGISYLFPVQSAVIPWLLQNDQHCLSKRPSDLCVSAPTGSGKTLAFVLPIVQSLKSRTVTAVRALVVLPVGELAIQVYKVFEMFVRDTDLKVVLLTGQKSFAAEQNAVVRQGIRKTVSLVDIIVTTPGRILDHISRTKGFSLEHLRFLVIDEADRMMDDIQKGWLKQIESAVYRDCSSHNCLCYSVGGERIPFMPSTACHYGYINEPLQKLLYSATLSHDPEKLHTLSLYKPKLFTTEAKSEGWIGKCSIPENLTLYYTVCKSDTKPLVLCHFIKKNQFKKVLCFMDSIERAQRLHYILEEMGILRVREISSVNRPVQRKIILEQFSAGKLDLLVCSDLVARGIDIEDVDCVISYDVPLHVKRYVHRIGRTARAGKKGTALTLLTEVESSSFKKMLKSAGMPVPMHIDVANEDLEVYVESFKNALTIADSKIRKLKANAKNYSKVNKEGNIQKKLQLQKSLKNSSSPKTTT